From the genome of Pieris brassicae chromosome Z, ilPieBrab1.1, whole genome shotgun sequence:
GTTGCGAGCGAGTGTACACAGGCGGCAATCACATCACATCAGATAAGCTTCCTGTAAGTTGTCTATAAAAAAGGCCGCCAACGCACTCGCACCTCTGGTCTACCTCACGCCTCTGGCATTAAATAGCCAAAGGCGTCGTCagatatttccgaaccaatttgtcTAAGGCccctcaagaaaagagcgtatcaattcctagcaagccctctggtattgacagtgtccatgggggttaacatcaggtgaaccccctgcccgtttgccccaaAAAAATGGAATAACTCAGAAGcggtaattaaatattatctactATTTAGCTACTTACTTATTATCGGTAGTGCAGAGATAACAGGCCATTTCCTACATGTAATCATATGATTCAAATTCACGTATTTAATTGCGCAATGACGAAATGTGATTTGAAGCTAGGCTTCATTTCGAAGTCCGGGAAAAGGCTATTTTTATCCTGGACGAGTCTATATGAAAATCTTAGTATGTAGTATCTTAGTACAAATTTCTGGTTAACAATCCTATCCATCAGCAAACATAGGTTTAATATAGGAAACGGGGAGGAGGCTcttctgatgttaagtaatttgGCATGGCTGATGGCCTGTAAGGGCCTTTACTTGATCGCCTGATGCCCTCGAATCTGTTAGTCATGATGAGTTTGTCTGGATTTTCTGGAAGTCTGCGTTTTACATGTAAAAAACTCAGTATGTAACAAACTATCGAGAGACTATTTTTCACCTGTAACGTTTTACCTGTATTCGTCACGTTACCCATGTTGATTTGTTCCAGTTAAACTTCTTCTACTGGGCCTCGTAGGTCTATCCTACGCCAGGCCACAGTTGGAATGTCCTAACGACGGCCAACAATACCTGATACCCCACGAAACCGAATGTAACCAGTACTACATATGCGAAAATGGACGGCGTGTTGCGTGGTCGAAATGTCCGAAACAAACGTTCTTTTCGTCGGAAAATCAGGTAAGACTCTTCTCGCTGCTCCTCCCCAATGCTGCTACGAAAGTATTTGTAGAGAACTGTCCTAGATTCAATGAAATTGAGGCATATTACTGATCGAgcgaacatatttaaattttgtgtttgAGACAGCATTCAGTGCCTGGTAAGTGACGTCAGAGCTGGTGCTGTCAcccgaataagtatcgcaatacagcgagaaaataGAGCATTACACCACagggaattttttttaatttgtttttattttcaatttatccACGGAAAGTTTCACGAACTtcgtaaaattattcaatgtcAAAAGCTGATTGCTATTTTCTAATGATAACGCAATCTAATTATGATAAAaggattatatatattgattataaatcaaagttatcaataatacattgaaactataaatctaaaaatttaTGATGCTAGCGACGATAAGGACTTtcctgaaattttaataaatattaatgtaacagTTAGCATGTAGTAGATAATAATGTATAGTCGATTACCTCGATTCTATTTTCGTTTCCCAAATTTTCATTCATGAATCTGGACTTGTTCCCCTGGACGAGCTACTACCTGATTTTTATCCATTGGATAAagaactattttataaattatttttcctgCAATAATAATACCAATCATTTATGGTGGCTCCGCTTATGCATtgtcaatttctttataataaattttcaaattttgcGAATATgcctttaataaatagaacacATGtactaaatctattttaatatcttagaAAAACAATCTTGTATTTCAAGGAACTTTCGATTTTgcttttcaattttctttcgTACATTTTCATGGAAACATGATATATTCTACATTGCTTTTGCGAATGCACTAATCCATTTTCTTCAGCGAATGCCATATTTTTTACCAAATTCCACATCATGACCTATTAAGTACAGAGATGACGATCGACAAGGGGCCCATCGTCCTCAAAGTCATCCACAAAAGCTGGTCGTATACCAAGCATAGAACTCATAGACTGCTCAGGTTCTGGATCATGTCCATGAAATGAATCTGTCAAAATCTGCCTtcaaatattatgataattaataaaaaagtataaaacgtACGTTTCGTTTAACGAATTTCAATACGATAcagttacatatttaaaaaaaaaatcttagacGCAACTCCAGTCAAAATTACTTGGCCTTTCTAATCAaggataaatttttaatttgtcccTTTAAAGCTGGCATTagctcgctgtattgcgatacttattcgttgaaaGCACCAGCTCGGGTCACCTATCaggtgccaacttaaatctttaataagctGTGCACTAGAACCCCTCGGCCCATGACTGCCCCAAAGGGACAAAATGAAACTTGGAGGAAAGGcatattattttccatttgCTCTGCGCTCGCTCCAGCTTTTGTGCTTGTGCACACaagtatatttgtgttttgaaaatttatactttaaaaaactataCAGTGTGTGTTCCAGAGGAAAAAAAACTAGCACAACaaccttttaagtaaaagcagtgttggcctataACCTCCCTCATCGTAGGGTCGAACCGCGGCTTTGTGTTTCTTCCTATGAGCGCGTTTAACATCCGCACGTAcgaaggagaacatcgtgaggaatcaTGCCTTACACCAAATTTtggcgtatgtcaggcacagatacataaatctgaggcccagacctaaagaggtttTAGTGCCACTGGTTCTTTCTTTTGgtatttatttcagttatGAGTTTCGGACTCATAGCTGAAatcaatttgtaattttaaaaaccttgctgtgtttattatttgctattattattagaagaCTAGGCTGTTAATGTAACGGCTAATAAAGATGTTTGGATGTGACATAACAAATGTGGTGGACAGAGAAATATTCTCTAATTTGTGGCCCACCGTcacataaattatgtattttgtttttaataaataagataattatatttttacgttattttaCAGAGCTGCGGTGATTTTCTTGCTTCGAACTGTAACCCCAGAAGAGGCCGAGATGGGGAAGATGGCGAAGATGGCAAGAATGGGGAAAACGGTGGTGGTCACGCCGGTCTTGGTGGGGCTAAAGGCCTATCTGGTGGCGTAAATGGTGGTAACGGTGGCAACGGCGGAAATGGAGGCAATGGAGGTGATGGCGATGGAGCCGGAAGTGGTGGAAATGGTGGTGGTGGCGGTAACGGAGGAAATGGCTCCGGTGCTGGCAACGGTGGTAATGGAGGAGGTGGCGGTAACGGAGGAAATGGCTCCGGTGCTGGCAACGGTGGTAATGGAGGAAGTGGCGGTAATGGTGGAAATGGTGGAGATAGCTCTGGTGCCGGAAATGGAGGCAACGGAGGAAACGGCGGAAATGGTGGAAATGGTGGGGAAAACTCTGGTGCCGGAAATGGAGGCAACGGAGGAAACGGCGGTAATGGTGGAGGCGGAGGTAACGGTGGCAATGGAGGAAGTGGTGGAAACGGCGGAAATGGCGGAGGTGGTGGAAACGGAGGAAATGGTGGAGGTGGAGGTAATGGTGGCAATGGAGGAAGTGGTGGAAACGGAGGAAATGGTGGAAATGGAGGCAACGGTGGAGGTGGTGGTAATGGAGGCAACGGTGGAGGTGGTGGTGATGGCGGCAACGACGATGGAGGCAATGGAGGAGGTGATGGAAATGAAAGTGAAGGAGACGATGAAACCGGAAGTGAAGGTGGTAGCGGCGGTGGTAATGATTCAGGCACTTACCCAAATGGCTGCCCGAAAGATTACACAGTAGAGAAACTTCTCCCACATCCGGATTGTGATAAATTTTACCAATGTGTACATGGAGATTATCAAGAAATGCCATGCGCCCTTGGTACTCAGTTCAGCTACCGTTTGCAGGTTAGTTcactttaaaaactaaattaaattaaaatataataagttatgAATCAGGCTCCAATACAATACAGGTATGGAGAGTCagacctgcagctgagttttatcatcggacgtcgtGGCATATGAAATTCCactcgtatcacctcgacgtctcTTATTGAGCGTTTGACTCGACTTGGGTTCCTTTAatagtgtaccaattcttagaAGGCAACGTACTGATTGGCCGGAGGCCACTGGCAACTGGCAGGAGCCAGTTTTTCGTTATAAGTGATTCGTTAGAAGTCTTGTTAGTTTATTAAccatacaacattttttttgtttcaatgtctttaaatttataaggcTTTCCCATTCCTCTTTGTCTTGAGTAACAAACATTCAGTCTTTTACCTCATCTATCCAACTTCTTTTGTATTCATCTCTTTCCAATAGGTCCGGTCCATTATGTTGTTTCAAGATTTTGATATGCCCATTTCAGCCTTTAAGCATGTACAAATCTGTACGTACTGTTTGGTTACAAATATCTCGATTTTCAAGTTTAAAATGCTTAATTCGGTTACTATATAACATGATTCTGAACTTATGCAAACAAAAATTTGATTTCCTCTGAATACAATTTTGAAAGCTAATCAAAACTGCATGCACTTTTTACAAGTGTATCTTATTCAagccaataataatttatcttctCAAGTCTCTTGTTAATATGACATACAGGAGTTGGCTTCAACCCTAGGCCTACAATATTTCTACCTATCTCTAGACGCAAGTTGCAATTTAGACAATTGcagctataaaaaaataataaaaaaaactaataaaggGAGAATATTACCAATACACTGGTTTTAGAACTGCACCTGGCCATACCTGTCCGACTGTGGTGACAATGAAAGCAATGGTGGCGGCGGAAATGGAGGCGGAAATGGAGGAGGAAATGGAGGCGGAAATGGTGGCGGAAACAACACCGATTATGAAACGTACCCAAACGGCTGTCCCACAGACTACTCAATCGAAAAGTTGTTCCCTCACGCTGATTGCGACAAGTTCTACCAGTGTGTACACGGTGACTACCAAGTAATGCCATGCGCTCCTGGTACACAGTTCAGCGACAAATTACAGGTAAAGAAATAGTTATGATTAATTATCATTCCGTGTTAAGAACGTCTGTGCACCAATCGACTTTCTATGGGCGCATTTAACGTTCGTTTGAACGGTGAAAAAAATCATTGCGAGGAAATTGACTTGACTTAGACttaacggcgtgtgtcaggcatacgCCAATTGCGACAAATGTTACTAGTGTGTACATGGAGGGTACAAATTgcaggaaaaataaaaaagtgtaaaataacaaacaatataaacataatagcTTATATAAGCACATATAAGCTTCACCTACTAGGAGTACATATCACTTGCCCCGGGGAACAAAGTCGTAAAGGACTATCACGTCTATTTTGACAATTAGTTATTTACCAGCTATTTACACGAAATACATAACAACACTGTTCCTttcatttgatatatatatatatatatatatatatatatatatatatatatatgtatatatatttgtacatgTATGGTACTTATTATCCATAAAAATTGTCATAAGCATTtccttcttttatttttccagaaaaataatttattttgcttttacGACTTTGTTTCCCGGGGCAAGCGATTTATTGTTCTTTattggaaatttaaaaattttaagggCTGGTCGCTGAAATCACATTTGGTATAATTCTGTGAACATACAAAAATgctaattattgttttgtggtAGAAATGCACTTGGCCAAACCAATCTGATTGCGGTGAAGACAGTGGAAACGGTGGTGGTGGAAATGGAGGCGGTGAGGGCGGAAATGGAGGCGGTGGTGGTAATGGAGGTGGTGGTGGAAACGGAGGCGGAAATGGAAATAATACCGACTATGAAACATATCCCAACGGTTGTCCTAAAGACTACAGCATTGAAAAGCTGTTTCCTCATCCTGACTGCGACAAATTCTACCAGTGTGTCCACGGTGGCTACCAAGTAATGCCATGCGCACCTGGTACTCAATTCAGCTACAAGCTGCAGGTAATTAAGATGTTATATATTCtagattatatatttggaatgtgactaaaataaaaaatcactatATTTTACGATACTTGGTAATACAGAGACATATCTTGTTCTAATATAAATCTGGAGCTCGTTCCTTTAACATCCTATTACCCTAATAGGGAAGACAtacgaaaattttattaatattacttaagaaaaaataaatagcattaaaactttatattctCTTATTACAGAAATGTACATGGCCCCATCTTTCTGACTGCGGTGACGGTGGGAACGGTGGCGGCGGTGGAGGTGGAGAAGATGGTGGAAGCGGAGGTGGAGATGGTGGAAACGGAGGTGGTGGCGGAGGTAGTGGAGATGGTGGAAACGGAGGTGGAGGTGATGGCGGAAACGGTGGTGACGGCGGCAATGGTGGAGATGGCGGCAATGGTGGAGATGGTGGCAACGGAGGTGACGGCGGTAGCGGAGGCGACGGTGGTAATGGCGGAGATGGTGGTAACGGAGGTGACGGCGGTAATGGTGGAGATGGTGGAAATGGAGGAGATGGTGACGGCGGCAATGGTGGAGATGGTGGAAATGGTGGAGATGGCGGAAATGGCGGAGATGGTGGAAACGGAGGTGACGGCGGCAATGGTGGAGATGGTGGAAATGGAGGTGACGGCGGCAATGGTGGAGATGGTGGAAACGGAGGTGGAGGTGATGGCGGAAACGGAGGTGACGGTGGAAACGGAGGTGACGGCGGCAATGGTGGAGATGGTGGAAATGGAGGTGACGGCGGCAATGGTGGAGATGGTGGAAACGGAGGTGGAGGTGATGGCGGAAACGGAGGTGACGGTGGCAATGGTGGAGATGGTGGAAATGGAGGTGACGGCGGCAATGGTGGAGATGGCGGAAATGCCGGAGATGGTGGAAACGGAGGTGATGGCGGCAATGGTGGAGATGGTGGCAACGGAGGTGACGGCGGTAACGGAGGCGACGGTGGTAATGGAGGTGGAGGTGATGGCGGAAACGGAGGTGACGGTGGCAATGGTGGAGATGGTGGAAACGGAGGTGATGGCGGCAATGGTGGTGGAGGTGACGGCGGTAATGGTGGAGATGGTGGAAATGGAGGTGATGGCGGAGGTAATGGCGGAGATGGTGGAAACGGAGGTGACGGCGGCAATGGTGGAGATGGCGGCAATGGTGGAGATGGTGGCAACGGAGGTGACGGCGGTAACGGAGGCGACGGTGGTAATGGAGGTGGAGGTGATGGCGGAAACGGAGGTGACGGTGGCAATGGTGGAGATGGTGGAAATGGAGGTGACGGCGGCAATGGTGGAGATGGTGGTAATGGAGGTGATGGCGGAGGTAATGGCGGAGATGGTGGAAACGGAGGTGACGGCGGCAATGGTGGAGATGGCGGCAATGGTGGAGATGGTGGCAACGGAGGTGACGGCGGTAACGGAGGCGACGGTGGTAATGGAGGTGATGGTGACGGTGGCAATGGTGGAGATGGTGGAAATGGTGGAGATGGCGGAAATGGCGGAGATGGTGGAAACGGAGGTGACGGCGGCAATGGTGGAGATGGTGGAAATGGAGGTGACGGCGGCAATG
Proteins encoded in this window:
- the LOC123718796 gene encoding uncharacterized PE-PGRS family protein PE_PGRS54-like isoform X4; amino-acid sequence: MIIKLLLLGLVGLSYARPQLECPNDGQQYLIPHETECNQYYICENGRRVAWSKCPKQTFFSSENQSCGDFLASNCNPRRGRDGEDGEDGKNGENGGGHAGLGGAKGLSGGVNGGNGGNGGNGGNGGDGDGAGSGGNGGGGGNGGNGSGAGNGGNGGGGGNGGNGSGAGNGGNGGSGGNGGNGGDSSGAGNGGNGGNGGNGGNGGENSGAGNGGNGGNGGNGGGGGNGGNGGSGGNGGNGGGGGNGGNGGGGGNGGNGGSGGNGGNGGNGGNGGGGGNGGNGGGGGDGGNDDGGNGGGDGNESEGDDETGSEGGSGGGNDSGTYPNGCPKDYTVEKLLPHPDCDKFYQCVHGDYQEMPCALGTQFSYRLQNCTWPYLSDCGDNESNGGGGNGGGNGGGNGGGNGGGNNTDYETYPNGCPTDYSIEKLFPHADCDKFYQCVHGDYQVMPCAPGTQFSDKLQKCTWPNQSDCGEDSGNGGGGNGGGEGGNGGGGGNGGGGGNGGGNGNNTDYETYPNGCPKDYSIEKLFPHPDCDKFYQCVHGGYQVMPCAPGTQFSYKLQKCTWPHLSDCGDGGNGGGGGGGEDGGSGGGDGGNGGGGGGSGDGGNGGGGDGGNGGDGGNGGDGGNGGDGGNGGDGGSGGDGGNGGDGGNGGDGGNGGDGGNGGDGDGGNGGDGGNGGDGGNGGDGGNGGDGGNGGDGGNGGDGGNGGDGGNGGGGDGGNGGDGGNGGDGGNGGDGGNGGDGGNGGDGGNGGGGDGGNGGDGGNGGDGGNGGDGGNGGDGGNGGDGGNGGDGGNGGGGDGGNGGDGGNGGDGGNGGDGGNGGGGDGGNGGDGGNGGDGGGNGGDGGNGGDGGNGGDGGNGGDGGNGGDGGNGGDGGNGGGGDGGNGGDGGNGGDGGNGGDGGNGGDGGNGGDGGGNGGDGGNGGDGGNGGDGGNGGDGGNGGDGGNGGDGGNGGDGDGGNGGDGGNGGDGGNGGDGGNGGDGGNGGDGGNGGDGGNGGDGGNGGGGDGGNGGDGGNGGDGGNGGDGGNGGDGGNGSGGDGGNGGDGGNGGDGGNGGGGGNGGDGGNGGDGGNGGDGGNGGGGDGGNGGDGGNGGDGGNGGGGGNGGDGGNGGDGGNGGDGGNGGGGDGGNGGNGGNGGDGGNGGDGGNGGDGGNGGNGGNGGDGGNGGNGGGGDGGNGGDGGNGGGGGNGGDGGNGGGGNEANRCKENCHVPFWRHETDCDKFWRCDNNEVVLGVCSEGLRFNEEKQTCDFSCNVDCQRADIQSTATIDGLKVFLPWNKVDSLLEIAKNTKKINNRSYYGY
- the LOC123718796 gene encoding uncharacterized PE-PGRS family protein PE_PGRS54-like isoform X32, which gives rise to MIIKLLLLGLVGLSYARPQLECPNDGQQYLIPHETECNQYYICENGRRVAWSKCPKQTFFSSENQSCGDFLASNCNPRRGRDGEDGEDGKNGENGGGHAGLGGAKGLSGGVNGGNGGNGGNGGNGGDGDGAGSGGNGGGGGNGGNGSGAGNGGNGGGGGNGGNGSGAGNGGNGGSGGNGGNGGDSSGAGNGGNGGNGGNGGNGGENSGAGNGGNGGNGGNGGGGGNGGNGGSGGNGGNGGGGGNGGNGGGGGNGGNGGSGGNGGNGGNGGNGGGGGNGGNGGGGGDGGNDDGGNGGGDGNESEGDDETGSEGGSGGGNDSGTYPNGCPKDYTVEKLLPHPDCDKFYQCVHGDYQEMPCALGTQFSYRLQNCTWPYLSDCGDNESNGGGGNGGGNGGGNGGGNGGGNNTDYETYPNGCPTDYSIEKLFPHADCDKFYQCVHGDYQVMPCAPGTQFSDKLQKCTWPNQSDCGEDSGNGGGGNGGGEGGNGGGGGNGGGGGNGGGNGNNTDYETYPNGCPKDYSIEKLFPHPDCDKFYQCVHGGYQVMPCAPGTQFSYKLQKCTWPHLSDCGDGGNGGGGGGGEDGGSGGGDGGNGGGGGGSGDGGNGGGGDGGNGGDGGNGGDGGNGGDGGNGGDGGSGGDGGNGGDGGNGGDGGNGGDGGNGGDGDGGNGGDGGNGGDGGNGGDGGNGGDGGNGGDGGNGGDGGNGGDGGNGGGGDGGNGGDGGNGGDGGNGGDGGNGGDGGNGGDGGNGGGGDGGNGGDGGNGGDGGNGGDGGNGGDGGNGGDGGNGGDGGNGGDGGGNGGDGGNGGDGGNGGDGGNGGDGGNGGDGGNGGDGGNGGDGDGGNGGDGGNGGDGGNGGDGGNGGDGGNGGDGGNGGDGGNGGDGGNGGGGDGGNGGDGGNGGDGGNGGDGGNGGDGGNGSGGDGGNGGDGGNGGDGGNGGGGGNGGDGGNGGDGGNGGDGGNGGGGDGGNGGDGGNGGDGGNGGGGGNGGDGGNGGDGGNGGDGGNGGGGDGGNGGNGGNGGDGGNGGDGGNGGDGGNGGNGGNGGDGGNGGNGGGGDGGNGGDGGNGGGGGNGGDGGNGGGGNEANRCKENCHVPFWRHETDCDKFWRCDNNEVVLGVCSEGLRFNEEKQTCDFSCNVDCQRADIQSTATIDGLKVFLPWNKVDSLLEIAKNTKKINNRSYYGY
- the LOC123718796 gene encoding uncharacterized PE-PGRS family protein PE_PGRS54-like isoform X13, which gives rise to MIIKLLLLGLVGLSYARPQLECPNDGQQYLIPHETECNQYYICENGRRVAWSKCPKQTFFSSENQSCGDFLASNCNPRRGRDGEDGEDGKNGENGGGHAGLGGAKGLSGGVNGGNGGNGGNGGNGGDGDGAGSGGNGGGGGNGGNGSGAGNGGNGGGGGNGGNGSGAGNGGNGGSGGNGGNGGDSSGAGNGGNGGNGGNGGNGGENSGAGNGGNGGNGGNGGGGGNGGNGGSGGNGGNGGGGGNGGNGGGGGNGGNGGSGGNGGNGGNGGNGGGGGNGGNGGGGGDGGNDDGGNGGGDGNESEGDDETGSEGGSGGGNDSGTYPNGCPKDYTVEKLLPHPDCDKFYQCVHGDYQEMPCALGTQFSYRLQNCTWPYLSDCGDNESNGGGGNGGGNGGGNGGGNGGGNNTDYETYPNGCPTDYSIEKLFPHADCDKFYQCVHGDYQVMPCAPGTQFSDKLQKCTWPNQSDCGEDSGNGGGGNGGGEGGNGGGGGNGGGGGNGGGNGNNTDYETYPNGCPKDYSIEKLFPHPDCDKFYQCVHGGYQVMPCAPGTQFSYKLQKCTWPHLSDCGDGGNGGGGGGGEDGGSGGGDGGNGGGGGGSGDGGNGGGGDGGNGGDGGNGGDGGNGGDGGNGGDGGSGGDGGNGGDGGNGGDGGNGGDGGNGGDGDGGNGGDGGNGGDGGNGGDGGNGGDGGNGGDGGNGGDGGNGGDGGNGGGGDGGNGGDGGNGGDGGNGGDGGNGGDGGNGGDGGNGGGGDGGNGGDGGNGGDGGNGGDGGNGGDGGNAGDGGNGGDGGNGGDGGNGGDGGNGGDGGNGGGGDGGNGGDGGNGGDGGNGGDGGNGGDGGNGGDGGNGGDGGNGGDGGNGGGGDGGNGGDGGNGGDGGNGGDGGNGGDGGNGGDGGGNGGDGGNGGDGGNGGDGGNGGDGGNGGDGGNGGDGGNGGDGDGGNGGDGGNGGDGGNGGDGGNGGDGGNGGDGGNGGDGGNGGDGGNGGGGDGGNGGDGGNGGDGGNGGDGGNGGDGGNGSGGDGGNGGDGGNGGDGGNGGGGGNGGDGGNGGDGGNGGDGGNGGGGDGGNGGDGGNGGDGGNGGGGGNGGDGGNGGDGGNGGDGGNGGGGDGGNGGNGGNGGDGGNGGDGGNGGDGGNGGNGGNGGDGGNGGNGGGGDGGNGGDGGNGGGGGNGGDGGNGGGGNEANRCKENCHVPFWRHETDCDKFWRCDNNEVVLGVCSEGLRFNEEKQTCDFSCNVDCQRADIQSTATIDGLKVFLPWNKVDSLLEIAKNTKKINNRSYYGY
- the LOC123718796 gene encoding uncharacterized PE-PGRS family protein PE_PGRS54-like isoform X21, which produces MIIKLLLLGLVGLSYARPQLECPNDGQQYLIPHETECNQYYICENGRRVAWSKCPKQTFFSSENQSCGDFLASNCNPRRGRDGEDGEDGKNGENGGGHAGLGGAKGLSGGVNGGNGGNGGNGGNGGDGDGAGSGGNGGGGGNGGNGSGAGNGGNGGGGGNGGNGSGAGNGGNGGSGGNGGNGGDSSGAGNGGNGGNGGNGGNGGENSGAGNGGNGGNGGNGGGGGNGGNGGSGGNGGNGGGGGNGGNGGGGGNGGNGGSGGNGGNGGNGGNGGGGGNGGNGGGGGDGGNDDGGNGGGDGNESEGDDETGSEGGSGGGNDSGTYPNGCPKDYTVEKLLPHPDCDKFYQCVHGDYQEMPCALGTQFSYRLQNCTWPYLSDCGDNESNGGGGNGGGNGGGNGGGNGGGNNTDYETYPNGCPTDYSIEKLFPHADCDKFYQCVHGDYQVMPCAPGTQFSDKLQKCTWPNQSDCGEDSGNGGGGNGGGEGGNGGGGGNGGGGGNGGGNGNNTDYETYPNGCPKDYSIEKLFPHPDCDKFYQCVHGGYQVMPCAPGTQFSYKLQKCTWPHLSDCGDGGNGGGGGGGEDGGSGGGDGGNGGGGGGSGDGGNGGGGDGGNGGDGGNGGDGGNGGDGGNGGDGGSGGDGGNGGDGGNGGDGGNGGDGGNGGDGDGGNGGDGGNGGDGGNGGDGGNGGDGGNGGDGGNGGDGGNGGDGGNGGGGDGGNGGDGGNGGDGGNGGDGGNGGDGGNGGDGGNGGGGDGGNGGDGGNGGDGGNGGDGGNGGDGGNAGDGGNGGDGGNGGDGGNGGDGGNGGDGGNGGGGDGGNGGDGGNGGDGGNGGGGDGGNGGDGGNGGDGGNGGDGGNGGDGGNGGDGGGNGGDGGNGGDGGNGGDGGNGGDGGNGGDGGNGGDGGNGGDGDGGNGGDGGNGGDGGNGGDGGNGGDGGNGGDGGNGGDGGNGGDGGNGGGGDGGNGGDGGNGGDGGNGGDGGNGGDGGNGSGGDGGNGGDGGNGGDGGNGGGGGNGGDGGNGGDGGNGGDGGNGGGGDGGNGGDGGNGGDGGNGGGGGNGGDGGNGGDGGNGGDGGNGGGGDGGNGGNGGNGGDGGNGGDGGNGGDGGNGGNGGNGGDGGNGGNGGGGDGGNGGDGGNGGGGGNGGDGGNGGGGNEANRCKENCHVPFWRHETDCDKFWRCDNNEVVLGVCSEGLRFNEEKQTCDFSCNVDCQRADIQSTATIDGLKVFLPWNKVDSLLEIAKNTKKINNRSYYGY
- the LOC123718796 gene encoding uncharacterized PE-PGRS family protein PE_PGRS54-like isoform X17, which produces MIIKLLLLGLVGLSYARPQLECPNDGQQYLIPHETECNQYYICENGRRVAWSKCPKQTFFSSENQSCGDFLASNCNPRRGRDGEDGEDGKNGENGGGHAGLGGAKGLSGGVNGGNGGNGGNGGNGGDGDGAGSGGNGGGGGNGGNGSGAGNGGNGGGGGNGGNGSGAGNGGNGGSGGNGGNGGDSSGAGNGGNGGNGGNGGNGGENSGAGNGGNGGNGGNGGGGGNGGNGGSGGNGGNGGGGGNGGNGGGGGNGGNGGSGGNGGNGGNGGNGGGGGNGGNGGGGGDGGNDDGGNGGGDGNESEGDDETGSEGGSGGGNDSGTYPNGCPKDYTVEKLLPHPDCDKFYQCVHGDYQEMPCALGTQFSYRLQNCTWPYLSDCGDNESNGGGGNGGGNGGGNGGGNGGGNNTDYETYPNGCPTDYSIEKLFPHADCDKFYQCVHGDYQVMPCAPGTQFSDKLQKCTWPNQSDCGEDSGNGGGGNGGGEGGNGGGGGNGGGGGNGGGNGNNTDYETYPNGCPKDYSIEKLFPHPDCDKFYQCVHGGYQVMPCAPGTQFSYKLQKCTWPHLSDCGDGGNGGGGGGGEDGGSGGGDGGNGGGGGGSGDGGNGGGGDGGNGGDGGNGGDGGNGGDGGNGGDGGSGGDGGNGGDGGNGGDGGNGGDGGNGGDGDGGNGGDGGNGGDGGNGGDGGNGGDGGNGGDGGNGGDGGNGGDGGNGGGGDGGNGGDGGNGGDGGNGGDGGNGGDGGNGGDGGNGGGGDGGNGGDGGNGGDGGNGGDGGNGGDGGNAGDGGNGGDGGNGGDGGNGGDGGNGGDGGNGGGGDGGNGGDGGNGGDGGNGGDGGNGGGGDGGNGGDGGNGGDGGGNGGDGGNGGDGGNGGDGGNGGDGGNGGDGGNGGDGGNGGGGDGGNGGDGGNGGDGGNGGDGGNGGDGGNGGDGGGNGGDGGNGGDGGNGGDGGNGGDGGNGGDGGNGGDGGNGGDGDGGNGGDGGNGGDGGNGGDGGNGGDGGNGGDGGNGGDGGNGGDGGNGGGGDGGNGGDGGNGGDGGNGGDGGNGGDGGNGSGGDGGNGGDGGNGGDGGNGGGGGNGGDGGNGGDGGNGGDGGNGGGGDGGNGGDGGNGGDGGNGGDGGNGGDGGNGGNGGNGGDGGNGGNGGGGDGGNGGDGGNGGGGGNGGDGGNGGGGNEANRCKENCHVPFWRHETDCDKFWRCDNNEVVLGVCSEGLRFNEEKQTCDFSCNVDCQRADIQSTATIDGLKVFLPWNKVDSLLEIAKNTKKINNRSYYGY